A region from the Aegilops tauschii subsp. strangulata cultivar AL8/78 chromosome 5, Aet v6.0, whole genome shotgun sequence genome encodes:
- the LOC120965445 gene encoding uncharacterized protein isoform X2, protein MHHPSSLCRDKSTCCVLAFVHTYLHTTMAKCQLLLLFLVFLLLAAHAKSCHPDDLRALQGFAGNLGGGGALLRAAWSGASCCGWEGVGCDGGRGRVTVLRLPGYGLSGPVPGASLVGLAQLEELFLGSNSFTGSLPTSLFSLVGLQKLSFESNQLTGQLSTHLQELKNLTLLDLSVNRFSGRLPDVFGDLTSLDHLSTHSNGFSGSLPPSLSSLSSLRELNLRNNSLSGPIARVNFSGMPLLASVDFAANYLSGSLPISLVDCTKLKSLSLANNQLVGTIPSWIRDLDHLRYLDLSNNSLIGDVPKGLTLLKGLTTADRSQRMVFTNMPLYVKCNRRTLQQQPNVITGTNNYVRSGDGNTVSGNDNTVISGDDNTVSGSDNTVRSGNKNVLTGSNHVVSGTNNVVSDNDHVVNGNNNVVSGGNNMVTGNNNVVSGSDHVVYGNNKVVTGG, encoded by the coding sequence ATGCACCACCCAAGCAGTTTGTGCCGAGACAAGAGCACTTGCTGCGTGCTTGCGTTTGTGCACACATATTTACATACCACCATGGCTAAATGCCAGCTGCTGCTCCTCTTCTTGGTGTTTCTTTTGCTGGCGGCGCACGCCAAGTCATGCCACCCTGACGACCTCCGTGCATTGCAGGGCTTTGCCGGGAACCTTGGCGGCGGGGGCGCCCTTCTCCGTGCCGCGTGGTCTGGCGCGTCGTGCTGCGGCTGGGAAGGTGTGGGCTGTGACGGCGGCAGAGGCCGTGTCACGGTGCTACGGCTTCCAGGGTATGGCCTCTCGGGGCCAGTCCCAGGAGCCTCCCTGGTGGGCCTTGCGCAGCTGGAGGAGCTCTTCCTCGGCTCCAACTCTTTCACGGGCTCCCTCCCTACCTCCCTCTTCAGCCTTGTTGGGCTGCAGAAGCTCTCCTTCGAATCCAATCAGCTCACTGGACAGTTGAGCACGCACCTCCAAGAGCTCAAGAACCTCACCTTGCTGGACTTGTCTGTCAACCGCTTCTCCGGCCGCCTCCCTGACGTGTTTGGCGACCTCACGTCGCTGGACCATTTGTCCACGCACTCCAATGGATTCTCTGGATCGTTGCCGCCGTCTCTATCATCATTGTCATCTCTCCGTGAGCTCAACCTCCGGAACAACTCCTTGTCTGGTCCGATTGCTCGTGTCAACTTCTCCGGCATGCCACTTCTTGCTTCGGTTGACTTTGCCGCCAACTACTTGAGTGGGTCTCTCCCGATTAGCCTCGTGGATTGTACCAAACTCAAGTCGCTCAGCCTTGCTAACAACCAATTAGTTGGCACCATCCCGTCGTGGATTCGTGATCTCGACCACCTTCGCTACTTGGATCTCTCAAATAATTCATTGATTGGCGACGTACCCAAGGGTTTGACACTGCTCAAGGGCCTCACCACCGCTGATCGTTCACAGCGTATGGTTTTCACTAACATGCCATTGTATGTGAAGTGTAATAGGAGAACACTCCAACAACAACCAAATGTCATAACTGGAACCAACAACTATGTCAGATCTGGGGATGGCAACACTGTATCTGGGAACGACAACACTGTCATATCTGGGGACGACAACACTGTATCCGGGAGCGACAACACTGTCAGATCTGGTAACAAAAATGTCCTAACTGGTAGCAACCATGTTGTATCTGGGACCAATAATGTTGTATCTGACAATGACCATGTTGTAAATGGGAATAACAATGTTGTATCCGGGGGGAACAATATGGTAACGGGCAACAACAATGTCGTATCTGGGAGTGACCACGTCGTATATGGGAACAACAAAGTCGTAACTGGAGGTTAA
- the LOC120965445 gene encoding putative F-box/FBD/LRR-repeat protein At2g05300 isoform X1: MVAAQEPRKECPPDLTSGLFRADDFCTYSPKQLDGEDRLSTLTDDLLLSILGRVSSRVAARTSVLSTRWRHLSWWLPELSINVKDVLSAPCADPIEANDMEQAMASLTKATRSLLDKQQRESSISSLHLNLISNFLCEVGQLIGDAIDSGLLKDLDLTILDEIEPLDCSEEELQQRAQDIDAFFTAYPSVLLCLTKLSLKNVGFDKLDMHHLLFDCCKQLTHLTLHHCDTGSFSLFKIDAPGSKLRVLEIEKCRFLRIDLVCLPKLEKFLWETWVSQVAPLTFGFVPSLGELELSSGSNCDQRLFRLSELLHGVTSIHTLTLDFQGETLWVQAEMEELRTAFSKLRKLFVRGIFVEFDISWTTAFLVAAPSIEMLHIEVWEHTCDVGEARPASYHDRKSPRWEMHLDSSSENRLLKELEFAGFKSLEQQFTFIRSMLERCPNLQKIVLRDEEQCDDCDTLKVPRPSRFPRKEDEQEMVVKRIRDEMFVDGLSQDAIWLHGALSVCFVLIFLFLFLLP, encoded by the exons ATGGTCGCCGCGCAGGAGCCGAGGAAGGAGTGCCCGCCGGACCTCACGAGCGGGCTCTTCAGGGCCGACGACTTCTGCACCTACAGCCCCAAG CAACTGGACGGCGAAGATAGGCTCAGTACCCTGACCGACGATCTTTTACTGTCCATCTTGGGGAGAGTCAGTTCACGTGTAGCTGCAAGGACAAGTGTGCTCTCTACACGGTGGAGGCATCTTAGTTGGTGGCTGCCTGAGCTCAGCATCAATGTCAAGGATGTCCTATCTGCTCCGTGTGCTGACCCTattgaggcaaatgatatggAACAAGCTATGGCGTCTTTAACCAAAGCAACCAGGAGTTTGTTGGATAAACAACAGAGAGAATCCAGTATCTCAAGTTTGCACCTTAACTTGATCAGCAATTTCCTTTGCGAAGTTGGCCAACTGATAGGTGATGCAATCGACAGTGGTTTGTTGAAAGATTTGGATCTCACCATTCTTGATGAGATAGAGCCTCTCGACTGTAGTGAGGAAGAGCTGCAACAGCGAGCTCAAGACATAGATGCTTTTTTCACTGCCTACCCTAGTGTGCTCCTCTGCCTCACAAAGCTCTCTCTAAAAAATGTAGGCTTTGACAAATTGGACATGCACCATCTCCTGTTTGACTGCTGCAAGCAACTGACGCATCTAACTCTTCATCATTGTGATACTGGTTCCTTCTCTCTCTTTAAGATTGATGCACCAGGCTCAAAACTCCGTGTTCTAGAAATCGAGAAGTGTCGCTTTCTGAGAATCGACCTGGTGTGCCTCCCGAAATTAGAGAAGTTCTTATGGGAGACCTGGGTATCTCAGGTTGCCCCATTGACCTTTGGTTTTGTCCCATCTCTTGGGGAATTAGAACTCTCAAGTGGTTCAAATTGTGATCAACGGTTATTTAGATTAAGTGAACTTCTACATGGAGTAACAAGCATACATACTCTCACATTGGATTTCCAAGGAGAAACC CTTTGGGTGCAAGCTGAAATGGAGGAACTTCGCACCGCATTCAGCAAACTAAGGAAGCTGTTCGTACGTGGTATATTTGTTGAATTTGACATTTCATGGACGACAGCCTTTCTTGTAGCAGCACCATCTATCGAAATGTTGCATATTGAG GTATGGGAACATACATGCGATGTGGGCGAGGCCAGACCTGCTTCCTACCATGACAGAAAGAGTCCTCGGTGGGAAATGCACTTGGACAGCAGCTCCGAGAACAGGCTTCTAAAAGAGCTAGAATTTGCTGGATTTAAATCACTCGAACAACAGTTTACATTTATAAGATCCATGTTGGAGCGATGTCCCAACTTGCAGAAGATAGTTCTGAGAGATGAGGAGCAGTGCGATGACTGCGACACCCTTAAGGTACCTCGTCCTTCGAGATTTCCAAGGAAGGAAGATGAGCAAGAAATGGTGGTTAAGCGGATTAGAGATGAAATGTTTGTTGATGGTCTTAGCCAGGACGCTATATGGCTACATGGTGCATTAAGTGTGTGCTTTGTGctaatttttctttttctttttttgcttcCATAA